The Bacteroidota bacterium genome includes a window with the following:
- a CDS encoding DNA repair protein RadC codes for MDKKQFWDDLKSGVFASMIKESSKGNHLYSPKDVYHVMKPIFAEKDDIERMYCIFLNVKNRVLAIEKMFDGTINYSMVYPREIIKRVISLKATAVILVHNHLSGDPEPTTEDKKVTMKVGISLLSMDAKLHDHIIIGDRYYSMADSGIIETIKNRMRKLIFA; via the coding sequence ATGGATAAAAAACAATTCTGGGATGACCTTAAATCAGGTGTATTTGCTTCAATGATAAAGGAATCATCAAAAGGTAACCACCTATATTCACCAAAGGACGTTTACCATGTAATGAAACCAATTTTCGCTGAAAAGGATGATATTGAAAGAATGTATTGTATCTTTCTGAATGTTAAAAACAGGGTCCTGGCTATTGAAAAGATGTTTGATGGCACGATCAATTATTCAATGGTGTATCCCCGGGAAATTATAAAACGGGTTATCTCGCTAAAAGCAACAGCAGTTATCCTGGTCCACAATCATCTTTCAGGAGATCCGGAACCTACAACAGAGGATAAAAAAGTTACAATGAAAGTCGGGATTTCCCTTCTGAGTATGGATGCTAAGCTGCACGACCATATAATTATAGGCGATAGATATTATTCCATGGCTGACTCTGGAATTATCGAAACAATTAAAAATCGCATGAGAAAGCTTATCTTTGCGTGA